A genomic window from Lotus japonicus ecotype B-129 chromosome 1, LjGifu_v1.2 includes:
- the LOC130722072 gene encoding uncharacterized protein LOC130722072 yields MHIIIGLRIEDDALMNLCLIEIEKLLHCNEMSLKEFPCMSYPRFSETLQFENKFVADEWNYSKQEMRDTHEALLKSLTAEQSKVYKQIMSSVLSDDGGFYFLYGFGGSGKAFVWNTLSSGLRSQGLIVLNVTSSGIASLLLPGGRIAHSRFSIPISINDISTCNIKQGSQKAELLQNASLIKWDEAPMLNKHCFEALDRTLNDLMKTRLNFGYDKPFGGKVVVLGGDFRQIIPVVPKETREFAEWILQVVNGTVNTIDDAQTMIEIHPDLLIEKSDDPILSLVNFAYPKMIDNMKNHSFFEERAILAPTLESVEHVNNFMSSMVPGDEKEYLSFDITCKSDEDTKIEGDWFTFEFLNEVKCSRIPNHKLNLKVGIPIMLLRNIDQSIGLCNRTRLIVTDLTKNVIAASILIGKKMGEKVLIPRINLIPSDPGLPFKFSRRQFPVTLCFSMTINKSQGQSLSHVGLYLPRPVFTHGQLYVALSRVKSRKGLKLLILDDEGNLSNATKNVVYQKVFDNI; encoded by the exons ATGCATATAATTATAGGTCTTCGAATAGAGGATGATGCTCTCATGAACCTCTGCTTAATTGAAATTGAGAAACTTCTCCACTGCAATGAGATGTCACTTAAAGAATTTCCATGTATGTCATATCCCAGATTTTCTGAAACTCTACAATTTGAAAACAAGTTTGTTGCTGACGAGTGGAATTACAGTAAACAAGAAATGCGCGATACACATGAAGCACTGTTAAAGTCTTTGACTGCTGAGCAATCTAAAGTGTATAAACAAATAATGAGTTCAGTTTTGTCCGACGATGGAgggttttattttctatatGGATTTGGAGGTTCGGGGAAAGCATTTGTGTGGAATACATTGTCTTCAGGTTTAAGATCACAAGGACTCATTGTTTTGAATGTGACATCAAGTGGTATTGCTTCTTTGTTGTTGCCTGGAGGAAGGATTGCTCATTCAAGGTTTTCTATTCCTATATCAATTAATGATATATCAACCTGTAATATCAAACAAGGATCTCAAAAGGCTGAATTACTTCAAAATGCAAGTTTGATCAAATGGGATGAAGCACCAATGTTGAACAAACATTGTTTTGAAGCATTAGATAGAACTTTGAATGACCTCATGAAAACCCGTTTGAATTTTGGTTATGATAAACCATTCGGTGGTAAAGTTGTGGTCTTGGGAGGTGATTTTAGGCAAATTATTCCTGTTGTCCCAAAAG AAACCAGAGAGTTTGCAGAATGGATTCTACAAGTTGTAAATGGTACGGTGAACACAATTGATGATGCTCAAACAATGATAGAAATACATCCAGATTTGTTGATAGAAAAATCAGATGATCCTATACTTAGCTTGGTGAATTTTGCTTATCCTAAAATGATTGACAACATGAAAAACCATTCATTCTTTGAAGAAAGAGCAATTTTGGCACCAACCCTTGAGAGTGTTGAGCATGTCAATAATTTCATGTCTTCTATGGTTCCTGGTGATGAGAAGGAATATTTGAGCTTTGACATTACATGCAAGTCTGATGAGGACACAAAGATAGAAGGAGATTGGTTCACTTTTGAGTTCTTGAATGAAGTCAAATGTTCAAGAATTCCAAACCACAAACTTAATTTGAAGGTTGGAATTCCAATTATGCTTCTTCGGAATATAGACCAGTCTATTGGTTTATGTAACAGAACTCGCTTGATAGTAACTGATTTGACAAAAAATGTCATTGCAGCATCAATTCTAATAGGTAAAAAAATGGGAGAGAAAGTTTTAATCCCTCGAATTAACTTAATACCATCTGACCCTGGTTTGCCGTTCAAATTCTCAAGACGGCAATTTCCTGTCACATTATGCTTTTCAATGACTATAAACAAGAGTCAAGGTCAATCGTTATCTCATGTTGGCTTATATTTGCCTAGACCAGTTTTCACTCATGGTCAGCTCTATGTTGCTCTCTCAAGAGTGAAGTCAAGAAAAgggttgaaattattgattttagATGATGAAGGAAACCTCTCAAACGCAACAAAGAATGTTGTATACCAAAAAGTGTTTGACAACATATAA
- the LOC130729805 gene encoding calcium-dependent mitochondrial ATP-magnesium/phosphate carrier protein 2-like isoform X1 produces MGLTAKKEKEKGCCNPVKKAGPVTMDHVLLASQETKEEREIRIQGIFGFFDKENRGYLEYEHIEVGLSALQIPAEYKYASDLLNACDRNKDGRVDYVEFKRYMDDKELELYRIFQAIDVEHNGCIVPEELWEALVRAGIKIDDEELARFVERVDKDNNGVITFEEWRDFLLLYPHEATIENIYHYLERLCIVDIGEQTVIPAGVAKHVHASRYLIAGGVAGAASRTATAPLDRLKVKLQVQTTRAQIMPAVKNIWKEGGFLGFFRGNGLNVMKVAPESAIKFYTYEMLKTFIVNAKGEEAKADVGAMGRLLAGGSAGAIAQTAIYPMDLVKTRLQTHACTSGRVPSLGTLSKDIWVHEGPRAFYRGLIPSLLGIIPYAGIDLAAYETFKDMSKKYMLHDEEPGPVVQLGCGTVSGALGATCVYPLQVIRTRMQAQRSTNGMADVFRKTLENEGFRGFYKGIFPNMLKVVPSASITYLVYESMKKSLDLE; encoded by the exons ATGGGGTTGACGgcgaagaaggagaaggagaaggggtGTTGCAACCCGGTGAAGAAAGCGGGGCCGGTGACGATGGATCATGTGTTGTTGGCATCGCAGGAGACGAAGGAGGAGAGGGAGATCAGGATTCAAGGAATTTTCGGTTTCTTCGATAAGGAGAATCGTGGGTATTTGGAGTATGAGCATATTGAGGTTGGTCTCTCTGCTCTTCAGATTCCGGCTGAGTATAAGTACGCTTCGGATTTGTTGAATGCTTGTGACAGGAACAAGGATGGGCGTGTTGATTATGTGGAGTTCAAGAGGTATATGGATGATAAGGAGTTGGAGCTTTACCGCATTTTCCAGGCCATTGATGTTGAGCATAATGGCTGCATTGTGCCTGAGGAGCTCTGGGAGGCACTTGTAAGAGCAG GGATTAAGATTGATGACGAGGAACTCGCTCGTTTTGTTGAGCGTGTTGATAAGGATAATAATGGTGTGATAACATTCGAGGAATGGAGGGATTTTCTGCTGCTTTATCCTCACGAAGCAACCATTGAGAACATTTACCATTATTTGGAGCGGTTATGCATAGTAGATATTGGGGAACAAACTGTTATTCCTGCTGGTGTTGCTAAACACGTTCATGCAAGCAGGTATTTAATCGCAGGAGGAGTCGCAGGTGCAGCGTCACGCACAGCAACTGCACCCCTTGATCGTTTAAAGGTTAAATTGCAAGTCCAAACGACACGAGCTCAAATAATGCCTGCAGTAAAAAATATATGGAAAGAAGGTGGCTTCTTAGGATTTTTTCGAGGCAATGGCTTAAATGTTATGAAGGTGGCCCCAGAAAGTGCCATTAAATTTTATACCTATGAGATGCTGAAGACTTTTATTGTGAATGCTAAAGGAGAAGAGGCAAAGGCTGATGTTGGAGCTATGGGGAGACTGCTAGCCGGTGGTTCAGCTGGTGCTATAGCTCAAACTGCAATATATCCAATGGATCTTGTCAAAACACGACTACAAACTCATGCATGTACTAGTGGAAGAGTACCTAGTCTTGGAACCCTTTCAAAAGATATATGGGTTCATGAAGGACCCCGGGCTTTTTATAGGGGACTGATTCCTTCTCTTCTTGGGATTATTCCATATGCTGGCATAGATCTTGCTGCATATGAAACCTTCAAGGATATGTCAAAAAAGTATATGCTTCATGATGAAG AACCTGGCCCTGTAGTACAGTTAGGATGTGGGACAGTATCAGGAGCTCTTGGAGCAACATGTGTTTATCCATTACAGGTCATTAGAACAAG AATGCAGGCTCAGCGCTCTACTAATGGAATGGCTGACGTATTCAGGAAAACCTTGGAAAATGAAGGATTCAGGGGGTTCTACAAAGGAATATTTCCTAACATGCTCAAAGTAGTACCATCAGCAAGTATCACTTACTTGGTTTATGAGTCTATGAAAAAAAGTTTGGATTTGGAATGA
- the LOC130729805 gene encoding calcium-dependent mitochondrial ATP-magnesium/phosphate carrier protein 2-like isoform X2 produces MGLTAKKEKEKGCCNPVKKAGPVTMDHVLLASQETKEEREIRIQGIFGFFDKENRGYLEYEHIEVGLSALQIPAEYKYASDLLNACDRNKDGRVDYVEFKRYMDDKELELYRIFQAIDVEHNGCIVPEELWEALVRAGIKIDDEELARFVERVDKDNNGVITFEEWRDFLLLYPHEATIENIYHYLERLCIVDIGEQTVIPAGVAKHVHASRYLIAGGVAGAASRTATAPLDRLKVKLQVQTTRAQIMPAVKNIWKEGGFLGFFRGNGLNVMKVAPESAIKFYTYEMLKTFIVNAKGEEAKADVGAMGRLLAGGSAGAIAQTAIYPMDLVKTRLQTHACTSGRVPSLGTLSKDIWVHEGPRAFYRGLIPSLLGIIPYAGIDLAAYETFKDMSKKYMLHDEEPGPVVQLGCGTVSGALGATCVYPLQVIRTRLSALLMEWLTYSGKPWKMKDSGGSTKEYFLTCSK; encoded by the exons ATGGGGTTGACGgcgaagaaggagaaggagaaggggtGTTGCAACCCGGTGAAGAAAGCGGGGCCGGTGACGATGGATCATGTGTTGTTGGCATCGCAGGAGACGAAGGAGGAGAGGGAGATCAGGATTCAAGGAATTTTCGGTTTCTTCGATAAGGAGAATCGTGGGTATTTGGAGTATGAGCATATTGAGGTTGGTCTCTCTGCTCTTCAGATTCCGGCTGAGTATAAGTACGCTTCGGATTTGTTGAATGCTTGTGACAGGAACAAGGATGGGCGTGTTGATTATGTGGAGTTCAAGAGGTATATGGATGATAAGGAGTTGGAGCTTTACCGCATTTTCCAGGCCATTGATGTTGAGCATAATGGCTGCATTGTGCCTGAGGAGCTCTGGGAGGCACTTGTAAGAGCAG GGATTAAGATTGATGACGAGGAACTCGCTCGTTTTGTTGAGCGTGTTGATAAGGATAATAATGGTGTGATAACATTCGAGGAATGGAGGGATTTTCTGCTGCTTTATCCTCACGAAGCAACCATTGAGAACATTTACCATTATTTGGAGCGGTTATGCATAGTAGATATTGGGGAACAAACTGTTATTCCTGCTGGTGTTGCTAAACACGTTCATGCAAGCAGGTATTTAATCGCAGGAGGAGTCGCAGGTGCAGCGTCACGCACAGCAACTGCACCCCTTGATCGTTTAAAGGTTAAATTGCAAGTCCAAACGACACGAGCTCAAATAATGCCTGCAGTAAAAAATATATGGAAAGAAGGTGGCTTCTTAGGATTTTTTCGAGGCAATGGCTTAAATGTTATGAAGGTGGCCCCAGAAAGTGCCATTAAATTTTATACCTATGAGATGCTGAAGACTTTTATTGTGAATGCTAAAGGAGAAGAGGCAAAGGCTGATGTTGGAGCTATGGGGAGACTGCTAGCCGGTGGTTCAGCTGGTGCTATAGCTCAAACTGCAATATATCCAATGGATCTTGTCAAAACACGACTACAAACTCATGCATGTACTAGTGGAAGAGTACCTAGTCTTGGAACCCTTTCAAAAGATATATGGGTTCATGAAGGACCCCGGGCTTTTTATAGGGGACTGATTCCTTCTCTTCTTGGGATTATTCCATATGCTGGCATAGATCTTGCTGCATATGAAACCTTCAAGGATATGTCAAAAAAGTATATGCTTCATGATGAAG AACCTGGCCCTGTAGTACAGTTAGGATGTGGGACAGTATCAGGAGCTCTTGGAGCAACATGTGTTTATCCATTACAGGTCATTAGAACAAG GCTCAGCGCTCTACTAATGGAATGGCTGACGTATTCAGGAAAACCTTGGAAAATGAAGGATTCAGGGGGTTCTACAAAGGAATATTTCCTAACATGCTCAAAGTAG